The DNA segment TTCGATCTTGGCAAGGTAGAGAAGCTAAAAAATTCCTTAACTTTAAAAATTCCATGCACACTATTGAGTTGATTTTGAAGAGTACACCCATGCCTTTGTCGGTGCAACGCAAGACAGAAGACGAAGCTCAAGCCCTTTATCAGAAGCTTTTGGAGGCAATGAGATCTAGCGTCAATCAAATTATCGAAATGACTTGCGATCGCCAACCTGGGAAAAAAGTTGCTATCATGACGACGGAAATTGCCGCAGTTATGATTACGGAAAAGGCTGGTACAGCTTCAACTGGTAAACCAGCAGGTTTCTTTGTGATGAGCGAATGAGCCAACTAGACACATCATTTGCGATTAAAGTCAAAAATTTGAGCTTTGCTTGGGGTAAAGATCGATCTATCTTACAATCCTGCTCTCTTAATATTCCCCAAGGAGAATTTTGGATGCTTTTGGGGACTAATGGTAGTGGCAAGTCTACTTTACTCAAGCTACTAGCTGGATTGATTCAACCTCAGTCAGGTGAAGTGGAAATTTCCCAACCTCTAGGATTTGTGTTTCAAAACCCAGATCATCAGTTAGTGATGCCTAGTGTCGGCGCTGACGTGGCTTTTGGATTGGTTGATGAAAAACTACCGTTACCACAAATTAGACAAAGGGTAAAGGAAGCTCTAGAAGCCGTAAATTTAGCTCATTTAGTTCGTCGTCCCATTTACGCTCTTAGTGGGGGGCAAAAGCAAAGGGTAGCTATTGCAGGAGCGATCGCCCGTCGCTGTGAAGTCCTCCTCTTGGATGAACCTACAGCTTTACTAGATCCTGACTCACAACTGGATTTAGTAGCTCAAGTTCGCGCTTTAGTCAAAAGTCGCGGATTAACGGCTTTGTGGGTCACTCATCGCTTGGACGAGTTAGATTACTGTGATGGTGCGATTTTGCTCCAAAAAGGTGAGGTGGTAGAGCAAGGTAATCCTCAATTACTGAGACAACGCTTTACAAAACTTGAAGCATAGCTAACTAATCTAGGGTTTACGCACTTCATCGTCATATCAGGCGAGAGAAATACAGTGATGGGGGGACAAGGAGGATGGGGAGAACAAGGGGGAGAAAGAGGGGATCTCATCACCCGTTTTGGACTCAAGGAACACTTCCTTGAAAACATACACCTGAAAGCTGCTCCTCTGCCTCCTCCTCCTCTGCTTTTTTTGAATGACCTTCCGAAATTATTAAAAGAACTTTACAATAAATGAAATCAAATTAAGCAATTAGTTTTAGTAACTAACCAAATTCGTCAAAGCGGCGTTAGAACATCGCCAGTGGCTGGGGACAAACCAATTGCTTGACTCACCCCAATCATTCAGCCGTGATTCATCATGTCCTCTTCTCCCACAAACTCTAAACTGCTAGTTGATGGCTACAATATAATTGGAGCTTGGCCCAAGTTAGGTAAGCTGCGCGATCGCCACGGATTAGAAGTATCTAGGCAAAAATTAATTGAAGCTTTGATTAACTACAGTGCTTGTGAAGGATTGGACACTCAAGTAGTCTTTGATGCTCATTACCAAAATAAGCCCATTTTTTCGGAAGTTATCACTCATGAAGTATCAGTTTGCTACACAGATTTTGGTCAAACGGCTGATACTTATATAGAGAAGTTTTGCGCTGATTTTCGCTATCAAGTACGTCAATCTGTGACTAGGTTGATTGTGGCAACATCAGATAGAACTCAAAAATTAGTAGTTACTGGTTACGGTGCTGAATGGATTTCGGCTCAACGATTGATTGGCGAACTAGAATCTACTTTCAAACGCTATCAAACTCAACAAAAATCTCGAAAACAACCAACTAAGTCTTTTTTATTCGATTCCCTAGATCCTAAAACCAAACAGAGGTTGGAAGATTTACAAAAAAAAGGGAATTGGGGTTGACACCAATTTGGTTCTAGGTTAAATTAACAAAGGTGCAACTAACGCGCCCCCATCGTCTAGAGGCCTAGGACACCTCCCTTTCACGGAGGCGACGGGGATTCGAATTCCCCTGGGGGTATATTAAATTAACTTAAATGAAGCAGAGCTAGAAACTGTAAAGGTGATGGCTCTGCTTCTGGTTTGAGTATAGACCTAACCCCCCTGCCCCCCCTCACAAGGGCAGGGCTGTCTTCCACTTCGTAATAATTACGTGATTGCGCTGAAAGATAATCAGCCAAAATTACATAGCCATATTAAACGTATCGCTGCCCTGAAAAAACCAACAACTCGTGTAATTAAAACCGAAAAAACTAGAGATAGATTGACAACGCGTATGGTCGAAGTTTTTAATGATGTCAGAGCGATCGCACTCAACATCCTTCGTCGAAATGGTCATACTTCCATGACAATTGCCCCAAGATTTATCTCTCATGATATTGACAAACTCCTTCGTCTTGTGGAATGAAACAGCCCTGCTTAAAAAGGAGGGACTTGCGTAAGTCACGATCATGAAAGTTATGGCAATTTGTAGTTGAGTGTTGAGCAGCAATATGAAAATTCGGTTTGCTACACCTGATGATGTCTCACTAATTTTGTCATTTATTCAAAAGAAGTCGGAATTCGATCGCCAGATTGGTGCTTATTCTGGCGTGTTGCAAGTTACGGAAGATAAAATAAGGAAGACAATTTTTGGCTCGATTCCTTTTTCTTACGTTGTATTTGTCGAAAATTCAGGAGTGGCAATTGGGTTTGCTTTGTATGGATTTAGATACTCTTCTTTTGTAGGTCAACCAAGTATTTGGCTAGACGATCTATATGTAGATAAAAATATGAGAAGTCAGGGAGCAGGAGCAGTTTTGATGAATCATTTAGCTCAAATTGCTAAAGCAAATGACTGTACCCATATAGCTTGGACGGCTGATGCTCGAAATACTCGCGGACTTAATTTTTATCATCGATTAGGGGCGAAAATTATAGAGCAAAAAGGTGATCGCTGTTTCTTCAGTTGGACATCATTTATAACTTAAATACATCTGCTAAAACATTACTTTCTCCTTGTAGTCTTGCTGAATTTGGACTATCGTATACTACTAGTAAAGAAGGCTCTCCAGATAAAGCTTGAAATAGGGTAACTCCTTCTGGTTTATCTTCTCCTTCTCCATGAGGTAAGTCGGTAATTACTTCCGGTTTATGCAAAATATTGTCGGGCAAATTTACAGCGTTAGATAGTCGAAAAACTTTGACTTTGGCATCTAAATCCATCGTCGCACCTGCCAAAATTAGTAAGTCTTCTCCCTCAAAACATAAATCTCTAATTCCCAAACCATTGAGATAGACAAAATGCTTTTTATATAGACTATCTTCTTCTCCGATTGATTTTAAATTCAGCGTGTCAGTTGTAGTTTCTTCTAACTCTATCTCTAAAATTATTGCCCAACCTCTAATAACTGGTCCTCGCAAACCTAGAAAAATCTTTCCTTGTTTGACAGCTATTCCTTCAATATCAAATCCATTATCTTTTCCGGGGACTTTTGAGGATACAAAGATTTTCAAATGCGGATCGGATTTGAGAGATTCTATGAGAACATTTTCAGTTTTTGTGAGCGCTAGTTTAGCTGCATGAATAGATTTAAGATTGACATCTTCAAATTTATATTCTTGGAATAATTCTCCATTTACTAAAGGTATTCTCGCTAAAATATAACGGTTCCTTTCAGTGGTTAAGGTAGCTAATCTTTCCAGATTTTTGGCTTCATTTTTGTCATCTTTAGGTTTTTTACGTTTCCAACTATGAGAACCGACTAGCCATAAATAATGCTCAGTTTCGTCATAATCTAAGCCTTCAATATCAATTTCTTGGTCGTCAGGTTCTGGTAAGTTGATAAAGTCGCTAATTTTAAAGGTGTGATGATTGCCAAAAGTGCGATTATCAATTAAAGATAAACGTTCAATCGTTGATGTTTCATCGGAACCTAACCATAAAGAAAACTGGCTTTCTGAAGAATCATTGGTGTTAGTCGTTAACATCACGGCTGATAAATCATCTCGGTGTTCTCCTAATTCTGGAGGAAACTGAAGTAAGACTTGATAGAGTAAGGATGCAATTGTCATAGGGCAATTTCCTAAATATCTGAGATGATGTGTTCTCTAAAAAAAACCCAATCATTGGGTGTTAACTCTAGTTTATGAACCAAAAAACTGTTTGTGCTTGTTGTAAAGCTATTAATCGGCGAAGTTTTTGCAAATTAATCGTACCTGGAGTTATTTCTCTAGCTATTTTATCGGAAACAAAGCCAGCACTAGCCCAAAAAAATGCTAAAGCTTTAGTTTTAAGTTGTATTGATTTTCCAGTTTTAGAAGCAGAAAGATATTTCTTATCTTTACAAAATCTGACTAATCAGTATGATTTTACAGCTTTAGCTGGAGCTTCTCTAGCTTTAACCGGATTACCTCATCCAGCCGACGCTCAAGCCTTTTGGGATCAATTAGAGTTATCTTATCGTCTGCATCACATTCAAAAAGTGATTATCATCGATCATCAAGATTGTACTGTGTATGCTGACAAAATCGATCCTAATTTGAGCCAAGATCCTGCTAAAGAGCAAGAAGTTCACACTCAGTACCTAAGTAAAGCATATTGGGCAATACGCGATCGCTACCCCGATCTTAATATTGAACTGTACTTCCTAACATCGAAAGCTGAAGTTAATCCTATTACTCCCATAGCCAAATAGACATGGAAATAGGGAGATAGGAAGATAGGGAAACACAAAGACGCGGAGATACGGAGATAAATTCTAAAAAATCAAGGTTTAATATCGCGGATTGCTAGATTCAATTCTAAACGTTCTAAAGGTTTGGGAGTGAGAACCTGAGTAGATAAATTATTTTGAGCTAAAGAAGTTCTAAAGCCTTCAATTGAGCCTTCTTCGCTTAAAAAAGCAGGTATTAATCCTTCATAAGTAGCTTCTGTTGATGTAGCTGTTGGTAACATTACTTGGGGTTGCAGCCACTGAACCATTTTTAAAGCATTATCTCCCCCTTTAATAATTGCACCTACTAGAGGTAATTTTTGATCGCAAATGGGTGTTATAACCACATCAATCGGTGCGAAATCTTGGAGATTATCGGGGTGAGAACCGTGGGGTTCGTAGTATAACTTCAGATCGGTGGCTATCTCTTTGAGAATGTAACCATTTTCTACCGTAGTCGCACCGACGACAGAACCACGAGTAGCGACAATCTCAATTTGGTTATCAAAATTAAAGGTTTCTCCATGCTGCAATTGAGTAACATTAGTAAAACCTAATTCTCTGACTACTTTCACCGCATTAGGAGAACCAACCACAGGGATTTGTCGATCTAATAGTTTAAGACTAGGACGATGAGCATGATCTTCTAAACCTTGAGACAATACAATTAAATCGACTCCCTCTGGAGGTACAAGTTCTTGACCGCGACAACCTTTAAATAACCACTCTAAATTAGCAAATACTAAAGGTTCTACCAGCCAAGGGTCTAAAAGAAGCTTTTTTGTGCCTATTTCAATGATCCAACTATTATTATCTAGCCAAGTCAGGTTTATCATCCGCCAAATTAGCCCATCAAACTACATATATCCATTATCCCTACAGCAACAGCAAAATTGAACTGTAAAACCCTGCACCACAGATAAATGACCAAAAACAACTTTCACTACGATCTGGAAGTTCTCTTTTGAGGACATTCAGAATCAAGCCACCAGCCAGAAAAGCCTTCAGAAGGGCGATCGCAACCTCTCCCATAGGTATGACCAAACGCAACCCCCAACCTGTTAAAATAGCTCCTGCTAGCAACCAGCGACCGATTTTGTCATAACCTCGTGGGTTATGTTGTCGTAGATTGCGATCGTTAATCGTGTATTGAAATGCTACCGCTACGAATAATAGTAAACACTCTACAGTGCTAGCGGTATGATTGAGCAGATAGCTAAAAAGAGCGTTGGAAATGGCAGAAAAGCCAATATGAAGCCAGAAAACTGTGGGAATAGGCAACTTTTTATTAATAGCCGCTTCCTTCATTTTGGGAGACTGCATTTCTGCTAACATTTCCAGTCCGTAGAAAATTATTAAACCGATCAATGCCAAGAGATACACTTGATGCATCATAGATATGGCGATCGCTTCTCCCGATCTTTCAATCGCCATCTCAGCTTGCTGTAAACTAGGGAGTATATCTATAAACACATAGGCGATCGCTACCCCTCCACCAAAAGAAAGCCAGTGCCGTTCAGGAATCTGTTTCAACCAGTAGAACTTCCCAACAGACAAATCCAAGAAAAGAAGACCAAGAGTTAGGATAAAATTCAGATTATTC comes from the Merismopedia glauca CCAP 1448/3 genome and includes:
- a CDS encoding DUF3616 domain-containing protein, whose amino-acid sequence is MTIASLLYQVLLQFPPELGEHRDDLSAVMLTTNTNDSSESQFSLWLGSDETSTIERLSLIDNRTFGNHHTFKISDFINLPEPDDQEIDIEGLDYDETEHYLWLVGSHSWKRKKPKDDKNEAKNLERLATLTTERNRYILARIPLVNGELFQEYKFEDVNLKSIHAAKLALTKTENVLIESLKSDPHLKIFVSSKVPGKDNGFDIEGIAVKQGKIFLGLRGPVIRGWAIILEIELEETTTDTLNLKSIGEEDSLYKKHFVYLNGLGIRDLCFEGEDLLILAGATMDLDAKVKVFRLSNAVNLPDNILHKPEVITDLPHGEGEDKPEGVTLFQALSGEPSLLVVYDSPNSARLQGESNVLADVFKL
- a CDS encoding energy-coupling factor ABC transporter ATP-binding protein, translating into MSQLDTSFAIKVKNLSFAWGKDRSILQSCSLNIPQGEFWMLLGTNGSGKSTLLKLLAGLIQPQSGEVEISQPLGFVFQNPDHQLVMPSVGADVAFGLVDEKLPLPQIRQRVKEALEAVNLAHLVRRPIYALSGGQKQRVAIAGAIARRCEVLLLDEPTALLDPDSQLDLVAQVRALVKSRGLTALWVTHRLDELDYCDGAILLQKGEVVEQGNPQLLRQRFTKLEA
- a CDS encoding NYN domain-containing protein; the protein is MSSSPTNSKLLVDGYNIIGAWPKLGKLRDRHGLEVSRQKLIEALINYSACEGLDTQVVFDAHYQNKPIFSEVITHEVSVCYTDFGQTADTYIEKFCADFRYQVRQSVTRLIVATSDRTQKLVVTGYGAEWISAQRLIGELESTFKRYQTQQKSRKQPTKSFLFDSLDPKTKQRLEDLQKKGNWG
- a CDS encoding carbonic anhydrase yields the protein MNQKTVCACCKAINRRSFCKLIVPGVISLAILSETKPALAQKNAKALVLSCIDFPVLEAERYFLSLQNLTNQYDFTALAGASLALTGLPHPADAQAFWDQLELSYRLHHIQKVIIIDHQDCTVYADKIDPNLSQDPAKEQEVHTQYLSKAYWAIRDRYPDLNIELYFLTSKAEVNPITPIAK
- a CDS encoding GNAT family N-acetyltransferase — its product is MKIRFATPDDVSLILSFIQKKSEFDRQIGAYSGVLQVTEDKIRKTIFGSIPFSYVVFVENSGVAIGFALYGFRYSSFVGQPSIWLDDLYVDKNMRSQGAGAVLMNHLAQIAKANDCTHIAWTADARNTRGLNFYHRLGAKIIEQKGDRCFFSWTSFIT
- a CDS encoding MBL fold metallo-hydrolase; this encodes MINLTWLDNNSWIIEIGTKKLLLDPWLVEPLVFANLEWLFKGCRGQELVPPEGVDLIVLSQGLEDHAHRPSLKLLDRQIPVVGSPNAVKVVRELGFTNVTQLQHGETFNFDNQIEIVATRGSVVGATTVENGYILKEIATDLKLYYEPHGSHPDNLQDFAPIDVVITPICDQKLPLVGAIIKGGDNALKMVQWLQPQVMLPTATSTEATYEGLIPAFLSEEGSIEGFRTSLAQNNLSTQVLTPKPLERLELNLAIRDIKP